A genomic window from Chloroflexota bacterium includes:
- a CDS encoding hydantoinase B/oxoprolinase family protein: MSSFDSLTLEILWSRLISLVDEMAVTMLRTSFSTVIGAANDFGCELLDSRGRGLAHATRSMPVFNQTLPHVTKHFIEKYGEDGIRPGDIYITNDPWLCAGHQPDIAVILPFFRNGKRVGFAGSIGHMADIGGALDSNAVHEVYEEGLFIPPTRLYAEGKLVDAVLDFVRANVRVPDMVIGDIHAQVSAAQVGAARALALLDEYNLDGLDGIADEIHARSEAAMRDAIRAVPDGTYTCALTFDELDGPLPLQVAVKVNGDEITVDYTGSAPQHPRGGINCTLTYTLAHTAYSLKCALLPEVPSNSGCYQPIRVIAPAGSVLNCKPPSSVTNRTRTGWYIAPLIFGALSRVIPDRVMASGGLMTGYKVYGIAQDDSTFNAWLFNSGGLGGNAHGDGASATIFPSSASNVPVELFEVAVPVLVHEKELVPDSGGAGKHRGGLGQRVTISRLVNYVGKLFVMLWPHRQVVPPEGLVGGAPGKRTRIVWNRKELSREEITSNTGVIALDDAHEMVSIETAGGGGFGSPGERARELIERDARDELVTRVLANEEYGA; this comes from the coding sequence ATGAGTTCTTTCGATTCACTCACACTTGAAATTTTATGGAGTCGCCTCATCTCGCTCGTAGACGAGATGGCGGTGACAATGTTGCGCACGTCGTTCTCGACAGTGATCGGCGCGGCAAATGATTTCGGTTGCGAATTGCTCGATAGTCGGGGGCGCGGTTTGGCGCACGCGACGCGCAGTATGCCGGTGTTCAATCAGACCTTGCCGCACGTCACAAAACATTTCATCGAAAAGTATGGCGAAGACGGCATTCGTCCCGGCGACATTTACATCACGAACGATCCGTGGCTGTGCGCCGGACATCAACCGGACATCGCCGTGATTTTGCCGTTTTTCCGCAACGGCAAGCGCGTCGGTTTTGCCGGCAGCATTGGGCACATGGCAGACATTGGCGGCGCGCTCGATTCGAACGCGGTGCATGAAGTGTACGAAGAAGGATTGTTCATTCCGCCGACACGTTTGTATGCCGAGGGCAAACTCGTTGATGCGGTACTCGATTTTGTGCGCGCGAATGTGCGCGTGCCGGATATGGTGATCGGCGACATTCACGCGCAAGTCAGCGCGGCGCAAGTTGGCGCGGCAAGAGCGTTGGCGCTGCTCGACGAATACAACCTGGATGGACTCGATGGCATCGCGGATGAAATTCACGCGCGTTCCGAAGCGGCGATGCGCGACGCGATTCGCGCGGTGCCGGATGGGACGTACACGTGCGCGCTCACGTTCGACGAACTCGATGGTCCTCTGCCGTTGCAGGTCGCGGTTAAAGTTAACGGCGATGAAATCACAGTGGATTACACCGGCTCTGCGCCGCAACATCCGCGCGGTGGAATCAATTGCACGCTGACGTATACGCTCGCGCACACGGCGTACTCGCTCAAGTGCGCGCTGTTGCCGGAGGTGCCGAGCAACTCGGGATGCTACCAGCCGATCCGCGTCATCGCGCCGGCAGGCAGCGTGCTCAACTGCAAGCCGCCGTCGTCAGTGACGAATCGCACGCGCACCGGTTGGTACATCGCGCCGCTGATTTTTGGCGCGCTGTCACGCGTGATCCCTGATCGCGTGATGGCATCGGGTGGATTGATGACCGGCTACAAAGTGTACGGCATCGCGCAAGACGACTCGACGTTCAACGCGTGGTTGTTCAACTCGGGTGGGCTGGGCGGCAACGCGCACGGCGATGGCGCGTCGGCGACGATCTTTCCGAGCAGTGCATCGAATGTCCCGGTCGAATTGTTCGAGGTCGCCGTGCCGGTGCTGGTGCACGAAAAAGAACTCGTGCCGGATTCCGGCGGCGCAGGGAAACATCGCGGCGGATTGGGACAACGCGTCACGATTTCGCGTCTGGTAAATTACGTCGGAAAACTTTTTGTGATGTTGTGGCCCCATCGCCAAGTCGTGCCGCCCGAAGGATTGGTGGGCGGCGCGCCGGGGAAACGGACACGCATCGTGTGGAACCGCAAAGAATTGTCACGCGAAGAAATCACGTCGAACACCGGTGTGATTGCTCTCGACGATGCGCACGAAATGGTCAGCATCGAAACAGCGGGCGGCGGTGGGTTTGGTTCGCCCGGCGAACGCGCACGCGAATTAATCGAACGCGATGCGCGCGATGAGTTGGTCACGCGCGTGTTGGCAAACGAAGAGTACGGCGCTTAG
- a CDS encoding ketoacyl-ACP synthase III, translating to MYNAHIIGWGKYLPGKVVTNEELAKTSPVDPEWVKTRTGIESRHLAEPKQASADMATRAARTALTVADLAPAQVDLIICATNTPDYLFPATACLVQDALGATNAGAFDLAAGCSGFVYALTVADRFIRSGAYRHILVIGTETASRILPWHDSLCAFFGDGAGAVVLAANEQPGGLLSFMLKADGSGGKLLILPGGGSRNPMSQEALDQGLQFGRTDGRAIYRFGLRAMIHTAREVLRSAKLNVDDIDLFIPHQTNQTLIHQTAQKLRIPPEKTFVNVARYANTSSASIPIALCDAIEQGRIKPGSRVLITVFGGGLTYAGMVWHWSQPVARKPMSLARRFWHALWDAQAAFQSRFFQLEHRLESLAPSEDAEEKE from the coding sequence ATGTACAACGCACACATCATCGGCTGGGGCAAATATCTCCCTGGCAAAGTCGTAACGAACGAGGAACTCGCCAAAACGTCGCCGGTTGATCCCGAATGGGTCAAGACGCGCACGGGGATCGAGTCGCGCCACCTTGCCGAACCAAAACAGGCGAGCGCGGACATGGCGACGCGCGCCGCGCGCACCGCGTTGACGGTCGCCGATCTTGCGCCGGCGCAAGTGGATTTGATCATTTGCGCGACCAACACCCCGGACTATTTATTTCCAGCGACCGCGTGCCTCGTCCAAGACGCGCTCGGCGCGACGAATGCCGGGGCGTTCGATCTCGCCGCCGGTTGTTCTGGCTTTGTGTACGCGCTCACCGTCGCCGACCGGTTCATTCGCAGCGGCGCGTATCGGCATATTCTCGTCATCGGCACAGAGACCGCCTCGCGCATTTTGCCCTGGCACGATTCGCTCTGTGCGTTCTTCGGCGACGGCGCGGGCGCGGTCGTGCTTGCCGCAAACGAACAACCCGGCGGTTTGCTCTCGTTCATGCTCAAAGCGGATGGCTCCGGCGGCAAGTTGCTTATTTTGCCCGGCGGCGGCAGTCGCAATCCGATGAGCCAGGAGGCGCTCGACCAGGGTTTGCAATTCGGGCGCACGGACGGACGCGCGATCTATCGCTTTGGCTTGCGCGCGATGATTCACACCGCGCGCGAGGTTTTGCGCTCGGCAAAGTTGAACGTTGACGATATTGATTTATTCATTCCGCATCAAACGAATCAAACGCTGATTCATCAGACCGCGCAAAAATTACGCATCCCGCCGGAAAAAACCTTCGTCAACGTCGCGCGCTATGCCAACACCTCGTCCGCCTCGATTCCGATTGCGTTGTGCGACGCGATCGAGCAAGGTCGCATCAAGCCCGGTTCGCGCGTGCTCATCACCGTGTTTGGCGGCGGACTGACGTACGCCGGCATGGTGTGGCACTGGTCGCAACCGGTGGCGCGCAAACCCATGTCGCTCGCGCGGCGATTCTGGCACGCGTTGTGGGATGCTCAAGCCGCGTTCCAATCGCGTTTTTTTCAGCTCGAACACCGGCTCGAATCGCTCGCGCCAAGCGAAGATGCGGAGGAGAAAGAATAG
- a CDS encoding AMP-binding protein, which translates to MPRAKSVLLDRELARLVKHAYTNAPAIKKIFDDAQIKPGEIKRVADLERVPVTSKDKLARMQQENPPFGGFLAVKPNRLKHIFLSPGPLYEPHGAEKALVKTAGQVFKLAGFQRGDIALNTLSYHLVPAGLLLDAGLHAAGATVVPSGVGNTELQVKMMLDLRVTGYAGTPSFLMTIIKKAEEMGLNFKEKFVLRHALFTAEPYPPSLRQQFEGVYGLQTLNAYATAELGFLAYDDETKTCLRFVEGVVVEIVDPQTGKRVGVREPGEVVVTTFNETYPIIRLGTGDMAIYADDSFQKMMLVGRVGEAVKVRGMFVHPNQLKLAMSKFPAIARVQGVVTRPDNVRDHFTIKVELAQPIGEPDVLSKSFADVVRDLCRVGVDQVEFIPAGSLSADARTMVDERKWE; encoded by the coding sequence ATGCCACGAGCAAAATCCGTGTTATTGGATCGCGAGCTCGCGCGCTTGGTTAAACACGCGTACACCAACGCGCCTGCGATCAAAAAGATTTTTGACGACGCCCAGATCAAACCCGGCGAAATCAAACGCGTCGCCGATTTGGAGCGCGTCCCAGTCACGAGCAAGGACAAACTCGCGCGGATGCAACAAGAAAATCCGCCCTTTGGCGGATTCCTTGCCGTCAAGCCGAATCGGCTCAAGCACATTTTTCTCTCGCCCGGTCCCTTGTATGAACCGCACGGCGCGGAGAAAGCGTTGGTCAAAACCGCCGGTCAGGTTTTCAAACTGGCTGGCTTTCAGCGCGGCGATATCGCGCTGAACACGCTGTCGTATCACCTCGTCCCCGCCGGGTTGTTGCTCGATGCCGGTTTGCATGCCGCCGGCGCGACGGTCGTGCCGAGCGGCGTCGGCAACACCGAGTTGCAGGTCAAGATGATGCTCGATTTGCGCGTGACCGGTTATGCCGGCACACCCAGTTTCTTGATGACGATCATCAAGAAAGCGGAAGAGATGGGTTTGAATTTCAAAGAGAAATTCGTTCTGCGCCACGCACTCTTCACCGCCGAACCCTATCCGCCGTCGCTGCGCCAGCAGTTCGAAGGAGTGTACGGATTACAAACACTCAACGCGTACGCGACCGCCGAACTGGGATTCCTCGCGTATGATGACGAGACCAAGACTTGCTTACGCTTTGTCGAAGGCGTCGTCGTCGAAATCGTTGATCCGCAGACCGGCAAGCGTGTGGGCGTGCGCGAGCCGGGCGAAGTCGTCGTGACAACGTTCAACGAAACGTATCCGATCATCCGGCTTGGCACCGGCGATATGGCGATCTACGCGGATGATTCGTTCCAAAAAATGATGCTCGTCGGTCGCGTGGGCGAAGCGGTCAAAGTGCGCGGCATGTTCGTCCATCCGAATCAACTCAAGTTGGCGATGAGTAAATTCCCGGCGATTGCGCGCGTCCAGGGTGTCGTCACGCGCCCGGACAATGTGCGCGATCATTTCACGATCAAGGTCGAACTGGCGCAACCCATTGGCGAACCCGACGTGTTGAGCAAGAGTTTCGCGGACGTGGTACGCGATCTCTGTCGCGTCGGCGTAGACCAGGTCGAATTTATTCCTGCCGGCAGTCTGTCGGCAGACGCTAGGACGATGGTGGACGAAAGAAAATGGGAATAG
- a CDS encoding hydantoinase/oxoprolinase family protein, with amino-acid sequence MSNDSTRRYRLGFDIGGTFTDFALLDQATGELKVWKELTTPHDPAQGVMTGLRGLFEYAGVNASQVETAIHGTTLVANTLIERTGAKVALLTTKGFRDILEIRNEQRYDIYDLFLQFPEPLVPRYLRFGVAERSDRDGNVMIEPDENELRAIGERLRAEHVQAIAISFLHAFRNSQNEERVARFIASALPGVPLSLSSQVAPEIREYERTSTTVANAYVQPRLRDYLNRLEKLLQDQGYTGRLYLMLSSGGSTSTRTASDFPIRLVESGPAAGAIAASHFGLTANRPNVISFDMGGTTAKLCLIQNGQPALARGLEVARVSRFRKGSGLPLQFPSIDMIEIGAGGGSIAHLDRLGLLKVGPQSASADPGPACYDLGGDAPTVTDANLLLGYLNPDYFLGGRMKLNVAAAERAMERIAKALNLSPVEAAWGIHSLVNENMAAAAKIHVIEQAQDPRKFAVLAYGGGGPIHGAGVARILNAPEVICPPSAGVVSAVGLLIAPLSFELVQSFPTRWDRVDLAQVEHILGDLQNKGEALLAEAGVREGVTVERSADGRFVGQLHELTVPLPHESLGDEHRTQVSERFMRLYEQRYGHLPQIRSLEFLSWRITVSGPRPPMQTWVASRAGDATAAQRGERRAYFGKAGFVATPVYDRYKMIPGMQFTGPAIVEERESTAIVPPDMELTVDEKLNLIIKAK; translated from the coding sequence ATGTCTAATGATAGCACACGACGTTATCGGCTAGGATTTGACATCGGTGGAACGTTCACCGATTTTGCTTTGCTCGATCAAGCGACCGGCGAACTCAAAGTGTGGAAGGAATTGACGACGCCGCACGACCCCGCGCAAGGCGTGATGACTGGCTTACGCGGTTTGTTCGAGTACGCCGGGGTAAACGCCTCCCAGGTCGAAACTGCGATTCACGGCACGACGCTCGTCGCGAATACACTCATCGAACGCACCGGTGCGAAGGTCGCGCTGCTGACGACGAAAGGATTTCGTGACATTCTCGAGATTCGCAACGAGCAACGCTATGACATTTACGATTTGTTCCTGCAATTCCCCGAACCACTCGTGCCGCGCTATTTGCGCTTTGGCGTCGCCGAACGCAGCGATCGCGATGGCAATGTCATGATCGAGCCAGACGAAAATGAACTGCGCGCGATTGGCGAGCGATTACGCGCCGAGCACGTACAAGCGATTGCGATTTCGTTCTTGCATGCCTTTCGCAATTCGCAAAACGAAGAGCGCGTTGCGCGATTCATCGCGAGCGCGTTGCCCGGCGTGCCGCTGTCGTTGTCGTCCCAGGTTGCGCCGGAGATTCGCGAATACGAACGCACCTCGACGACGGTTGCGAACGCGTACGTCCAGCCGCGCTTGCGCGATTATTTGAATCGGCTCGAAAAATTGTTACAGGACCAAGGTTATACCGGGCGACTGTATTTGATGCTCTCGTCGGGCGGAAGCACTTCAACGCGCACCGCATCCGATTTTCCGATTCGCCTCGTCGAGTCAGGTCCAGCCGCCGGCGCGATTGCCGCGTCACACTTTGGCCTGACCGCGAATCGCCCGAACGTGATTTCGTTTGACATGGGCGGCACGACCGCAAAATTGTGTTTGATTCAAAACGGTCAGCCCGCGCTCGCGCGCGGCTTGGAAGTCGCGCGCGTGTCGCGTTTTCGCAAAGGCAGCGGCTTGCCGTTGCAATTTCCTTCGATTGACATGATCGAAATTGGCGCGGGCGGCGGCAGCATCGCGCACCTGGATCGGCTGGGCTTGCTCAAGGTCGGTCCGCAAAGCGCGTCCGCCGACCCAGGTCCCGCGTGTTATGATCTCGGCGGCGACGCGCCAACGGTGACCGATGCGAATTTGCTCCTGGGTTATCTCAATCCCGATTATTTTCTCGGCGGCAGAATGAAGTTGAACGTCGCCGCGGCAGAGCGCGCGATGGAACGCATCGCCAAGGCGCTAAACCTTTCGCCGGTCGAAGCCGCGTGGGGCATTCATTCGCTCGTCAACGAAAACATGGCGGCGGCGGCAAAGATTCACGTCATCGAGCAGGCGCAAGACCCGCGCAAGTTTGCCGTGCTCGCGTACGGCGGCGGCGGTCCGATCCACGGCGCGGGCGTCGCGCGCATTTTGAACGCACCCGAAGTGATTTGTCCGCCTTCTGCCGGTGTTGTATCTGCCGTCGGTCTGCTCATCGCACCGCTGTCGTTCGAATTGGTGCAATCGTTCCCGACGCGGTGGGATCGCGTTGATCTGGCGCAAGTCGAACACATCCTCGGCGATTTGCAAAACAAGGGCGAAGCACTGCTCGCCGAAGCCGGCGTGCGCGAAGGCGTCACGGTCGAACGTAGTGCAGATGGGCGATTCGTCGGACAATTGCACGAGTTGACGGTGCCGCTCCCGCACGAATCACTAGGCGATGAACACAGGACCCAGGTCAGCGAAAGATTCATGCGCCTGTACGAACAACGGTACGGTCACTTGCCGCAAATCCGGTCGCTCGAATTTTTGAGTTGGCGCATCACCGTATCCGGTCCACGTCCGCCGATGCAAACCTGGGTCGCGTCGCGTGCTGGCGATGCGACGGCGGCACAACGCGGCGAACGGCGCGCGTACTTTGGCAAAGCTGGGTTCGTCGCGACGCCAGTGTACGATCGTTACAAAATGATCCCAGGAATGCAATTCACGGGTCCCGCGATCGTCGAAGAGCGCGAGTCCACGGCGATTGTTCCGCCGGACATGGAGTTGACCGTGGATGAAAAACTGAACTTGATCATCAAGGCGAAATAA
- a CDS encoding ABC transporter ATP-binding protein: MLKLNNIEVVYSDVILVLRGVTLQVEPGQIVALLGANGAGKTTTLKAISGLLHTELGEVTRGSIEWNGARLDRKKPEAIVQQGIIQVLEGRRLFSHLTVEENLQVGGIGRQNGSDLKRDLEMVYHYFPRLRDLRGRVSGYLSGGEQQMVVIGRALMGHPKLMLLDEPSLGLAPLIVQEIFDNIATINRAEQMAILLVEQNAVVALNVAHHGYVMENGRIVLDAPADKLRENEDIKEFYLGLTQVGARKSYREVKHYKRRKRWLG, translated from the coding sequence ATGCTCAAACTCAACAACATCGAAGTGGTCTATTCCGATGTGATCCTGGTTCTACGCGGCGTGACCCTGCAAGTAGAACCTGGGCAGATCGTCGCGCTGCTGGGCGCGAACGGCGCGGGCAAGACCACCACACTCAAAGCGATCTCCGGTTTGTTGCACACCGAACTCGGCGAGGTGACGCGCGGCTCGATCGAGTGGAATGGCGCGCGCCTGGATCGGAAAAAGCCGGAAGCGATTGTGCAACAGGGCATCATTCAAGTGCTCGAAGGTCGCCGGCTCTTTTCGCATCTGACCGTCGAAGAAAACTTGCAGGTTGGTGGCATCGGTCGGCAGAACGGATCGGACCTCAAGCGCGATCTCGAAATGGTCTATCACTATTTCCCGCGCCTGCGCGATCTGCGCGGACGCGTCAGCGGCTATCTGTCCGGCGGCGAGCAACAAATGGTCGTGATCGGTCGCGCGTTGATGGGGCATCCGAAATTGATGTTGCTCGACGAACCATCGCTGGGACTTGCGCCGCTCATCGTCCAGGAAATTTTCGACAACATCGCGACCATCAATCGCGCCGAACAGATGGCGATCCTGCTCGTCGAACAAAACGCGGTCGTCGCGCTCAATGTGGCGCATCACGGGTACGTGATGGAGAACGGACGCATCGTGCTGGATGCGCCGGCGGATAAACTGCGCGAGAACGAAGACATCAAGGAATTCTATCTCGGCTTGACCCAGGTTGGCGCGCGCAAGAGTTATCGCGAGGTCAAACACTACAAGCGGCGAAAACGCTGGCTGGGGTAG
- a CDS encoding DUF1177 domain-containing protein: MALKQVLEIYELLDSAHVTGTQVADILKARGADDVVVERVTGEQGHTDFISCAIRGNGNGPTLGILGQLGGIGARPAQIGLVSDADGAIVALSAALKLADLRRNGDVLPGDVRITTHICPHAPTQPHAPTPFMGSPVGIHTMIVRQVQPEMQAVLSVDTTRGNRIINQRGFAISPTVKEGYILRVSEDLLNVISWVTGKMPVVFPITTQDITPYGNDIYHLNSILQPSTATSAPVVGVALTSEVPVPGPATGANHVYDDEMATRFCVEVAKLFTAGRCQFYDADEWQKIQSRYGSLIFLQTLQR, encoded by the coding sequence GTGGCATTGAAACAAGTTTTGGAAATTTACGAACTGCTCGACAGCGCGCACGTGACCGGAACCCAGGTCGCTGATATATTGAAAGCGCGCGGCGCGGATGACGTCGTCGTCGAGCGCGTGACCGGCGAACAAGGTCACACCGATTTTATTTCGTGCGCGATTCGTGGCAACGGCAATGGTCCAACGCTCGGCATCCTGGGTCAGTTGGGCGGCATCGGCGCGCGCCCGGCGCAAATCGGTCTCGTGTCCGATGCGGATGGCGCGATTGTCGCACTGAGCGCTGCGCTCAAACTTGCGGACCTGCGCCGAAATGGCGATGTTCTGCCCGGCGATGTACGCATCACAACACACATTTGTCCGCACGCACCAACACAGCCGCACGCGCCGACGCCGTTCATGGGTTCGCCGGTCGGCATCCACACGATGATCGTGCGCCAAGTGCAGCCGGAAATGCAAGCGGTTCTTTCGGTGGACACGACGCGCGGCAATCGTATCATCAATCAGCGCGGCTTTGCAATTTCGCCGACGGTGAAAGAGGGATACATCTTGCGCGTGAGCGAGGATTTGCTCAACGTGATATCCTGGGTCACCGGCAAAATGCCGGTCGTCTTTCCGATCACGACCCAGGACATAACTCCGTACGGCAACGATATTTATCATCTCAACAGCATCCTGCAACCCTCGACGGCGACGAGCGCGCCGGTCGTCGGAGTTGCGCTCACATCCGAGGTTCCCGTCCCAGGTCCCGCAACCGGCGCAAATCACGTGTACGATGACGAAATGGCGACGCGGTTTTGCGTCGAGGTCGCCAAGCTGTTCACCGCGGGACGTTGCCAGTTTTACGATGCGGACGAGTGGCAGAAAATCCAATCGCGCTACGGCTCGTTGATTTTTTTGCAAACTCTGCAACGGTAG